In Pedobacter sp. WC2423, the following are encoded in one genomic region:
- a CDS encoding Crp/Fnr family transcriptional regulator, whose translation MSNFEVFFDYIQEISGKLLSEDDKQLLMAHFKPKKLRKRQYFLQEGDVCKYIGFIVKGSARTFTVDEKGHENVLKLSVENWWLADFESFYLLTPSRFNIEALENLEVLQSTNAQIEEFLKHIPAFSAMQNIISQNYTIATQKRIQAAFSYTAEERYEDLISNYPHFLKRFPQNMIASYLGLSPETLSRIRKNSFK comes from the coding sequence ATGTCCAATTTTGAAGTGTTTTTCGATTACATTCAGGAAATATCAGGTAAACTGCTTTCAGAAGATGATAAGCAGTTGTTGATGGCACATTTCAAACCCAAAAAACTTAGAAAACGACAATACTTTTTACAGGAAGGTGACGTGTGCAAATATATTGGGTTTATTGTAAAAGGATCCGCCAGGACTTTTACGGTAGATGAAAAGGGGCATGAAAATGTATTGAAATTGTCTGTGGAAAATTGGTGGCTGGCTGATTTTGAAAGCTTTTACCTGTTGACGCCAAGTCGTTTTAATATTGAGGCGCTGGAGAATCTGGAGGTTCTTCAATCAACCAATGCTCAAATTGAGGAGTTTCTTAAGCATATCCCTGCCTTTTCAGCGATGCAGAACATAATCAGTCAAAATTATACCATTGCAACCCAGAAAAGGATACAGGCCGCTTTTAGCTATACAGCTGAAGAGCGTTACGAGGATCTGATTAGCAATTATCCGCATTTTTTAAAACGGTTCCCGCAAAACATGATCGCTTCTTATCTGGGTTTATCCCCGGAAACTTTGAGCAGGATAAGGAAAAACTCTTTTAAATAG